The following proteins are encoded in a genomic region of Spirochaetota bacterium:
- a CDS encoding long-chain fatty acid--CoA ligase: MMNYPLLLTDFMLRAARFYPKKEVVSVYPTETFRYGYGDWFKRICKLAHALDAWGLKKGERVASFALNNHRHLELYFGIPAMGGVLHTLNIRLSQENLVYIINHAGDRIVFLDEDIFFLLEPVADRLPTVKLFVVMSQTGKMPQTKLAPAVLYDDFIRDFPDSYDFSVDRDENEPCLICYTSATTGDPKGVVYSHRGLVLHTYSVAATLGALESDCTLHIVPMFHANAWGAPFVSVMLGMKQVLPGRQILDMKSLCKIIADEGVTFSCGVPTIWMMMYNYLEGGGEHDFSSVRNFYSGGSALPVHLMDAFEKKYHVNMAQGYGATETSPLVTLSGTKSYMAGLSIDEKIKYKATAGIPVPGLQVKIVTAEGTEASMNGEDMGEILVRGPWIASEYYKDPETSGRVFKDGWFHTGDIGTMNGEGYISLVDRVKDMIKSAGEWISSIDLENAIMEHPKVLEAAVIGIPHEKWQERPCACVVPRPGQELAKEEIVDFLAGKVAKWWLPEEVVFLKEIPKTSVGKFSKKELRKIVYPMLNVKDFGA, encoded by the coding sequence ATGATGAATTACCCTCTCCTGCTTACCGATTTCATGCTTCGCGCCGCGCGTTTTTATCCTAAAAAAGAGGTTGTGTCCGTGTATCCGACAGAGACGTTCCGCTACGGTTACGGTGATTGGTTCAAGAGAATATGCAAGCTGGCCCATGCCCTTGATGCCTGGGGCCTTAAAAAGGGTGAGCGGGTGGCGTCTTTTGCCCTCAATAATCATCGGCACCTTGAGCTCTATTTCGGCATCCCCGCCATGGGAGGCGTGCTCCACACGCTGAACATCCGCCTGTCCCAGGAAAACCTGGTCTACATTATCAACCACGCCGGGGACAGGATCGTTTTTCTCGACGAGGACATATTCTTCCTCCTGGAGCCGGTAGCTGACAGGCTCCCGACGGTGAAGCTGTTTGTCGTCATGTCCCAGACCGGGAAAATGCCCCAGACGAAGCTCGCTCCGGCCGTCCTTTACGACGACTTCATCAGGGACTTCCCCGACAGCTACGACTTCAGCGTCGACCGGGACGAGAACGAGCCGTGCCTCATCTGCTACACCTCAGCCACGACCGGCGACCCGAAGGGCGTCGTGTACAGCCACCGCGGCCTGGTCCTTCACACCTACTCGGTGGCGGCCACCCTGGGGGCCCTGGAAAGCGACTGCACCCTGCACATCGTGCCCATGTTCCACGCCAACGCCTGGGGCGCGCCCTTCGTGAGCGTCATGCTCGGCATGAAGCAGGTGCTGCCGGGCCGCCAGATCCTGGACATGAAGTCGCTCTGTAAAATTATCGCCGATGAGGGGGTGACCTTCTCCTGCGGCGTCCCGACCATATGGATGATGATGTACAACTACCTCGAGGGGGGCGGGGAGCACGATTTCTCGTCGGTGCGCAATTTTTACTCCGGCGGATCAGCCCTGCCGGTCCATCTCATGGATGCCTTTGAAAAGAAGTATCATGTCAACATGGCCCAGGGATACGGCGCCACGGAGACTTCGCCGCTGGTCACCCTGTCCGGCACCAAGAGCTATATGGCGGGCCTCTCCATCGATGAAAAGATAAAGTACAAGGCCACCGCCGGCATTCCGGTGCCGGGGCTCCAGGTGAAGATCGTCACCGCCGAGGGAACGGAGGCGTCCATGAACGGGGAGGATATGGGGGAGATCCTGGTGCGCGGCCCCTGGATCGCCAGCGAGTATTATAAAGACCCGGAGACCAGCGGCCGCGTCTTCAAGGACGGCTGGTTCCACACGGGCGATATCGGCACCATGAACGGGGAGGGATATATCAGCCTGGTGGACCGGGTGAAGGATATGATCAAGAGCGCCGGCGAGTGGATATCGTCCATCGACCTGGAGAACGCCATCATGGAGCATCCGAAGGTGCTGGAGGCGGCGGTGATAGGCATACCCCATGAAAAATGGCAGGAGCGCCCCTGCGCCTGCGTGGTGCCGCGGCCGGGACAGGAGCTCGCGAAAGAGGAGATCGTCGATTTCCTCGCGGGGAAGGTCGCCAAGTGGTGGCTCCCGGAGGAGGTCGTGTTTTTAAAGGAGATCCCGAAGACCAGCGTGGGCAAGTTCTCCAAGAAGGAGCTCCGGAAGATCGTGTACCCGATGCTCAATGTGAAGGATTTCGGCGCCTGA
- a CDS encoding CoA activase — MTNKTTVLGIDIGSISISLAEVSRDGNIGKTAYAFHRGKIAETLKELLSGFDLASVGGLAATTSSPEIIDGAVAYDSRVSAIRAAKHLHGKVGSILIVGGEKFGLVLFDGDGEYLNYRSNTSCAAGTGSFLDQQAARLSLSGIHEFSELAFRNSGSVPKIASRCAVFAKTDLIHAQQEGYSREEICDGLSFGLARNIADTLFSNVKPGGPMVFCGGVSKNRAVVKHFSRMLDIDIITHEHSHLYGAIGAALSYIDENPKGIAACIRKPEDIILVHEKKKDYYYDSLTLKLSEYPSFDSIKRYEFRPVNNGFTVPVEIDIYERLESGREYGAYLGVDIGSTSTKAVILDEDRRVLAGLYTRTSGRPVAAVQALFEGIDDMTMHQGVSIRYLGAGTTGSGRKFIGGIIGADIALDEITAHARAACELDPAVDTVIEIGGQDSKFTTLRNGMVNFSIMNHVCAAGTGSFIEEQAKKLGCPLSDYSRRAEGARAPMSSDRCTVFMERDLNYYLSEGFSVNEVLASVLHSVRDNYLTKVAIEKNIGDRVFFQGATAKNRALVAAFEQRLGRPIMVSKYCHLTGAMGVALHLHDQGKRSTAFRGIGLYRNDIPVRTEVCELCANHCKITVAEVMGETAAFGFLCGRDYKTDSYVRHPNAFDLIKERNRVLNASLREPGREEAGEGPAVTVGIPAALHLFDEMPLWRKFFDLLDVGTVTSEQYRQGIAEGKNLTGAEFCAPMAALHGHVNYLADRADYIFLPHYMENRQSSRAVKRNYCYYTQYSPSLVLSAIDIRNKDKILTPLIRSNLGTFYLKVQLFRMMKTIKGNGIGFMQVSNAYDQASEHFIRSREELRRLYEEESAGSDDIHVVFVGRPYTILSRSMNNGIPEIFSRHGIKTFFQDMLPEEENDDADMDHLLEMIHWKYASVVLNSAKAISSARGVYPVFVTSFKCTPDSYVMEYFKKIMDGSGKPYLILQLDEHDSSVGYETRIEAAIRAFRNHHQSSRNVPATLNVIRADGLSKGKDIFAGKTLLLPNWDWITCGFIEEILRKDGIDARVVSESPDSIHRSMRFNTGQCIPLNIIVQNGIDYIERHGLDPARSVIWSMNSKIACNIGMFPHYTKYLLESFGKGYEDIAVYMGDITFVDIAVPTAVQCYLGFMFGGMLRKMSCHVRPYENVPGATDRALMQSVKILREAFAGGRSKEDALTEVMGLFKAIDVTRTERPKVAIFGDLYVRDNDIMNQGLIRTIEANGGEVITTPYSELIAIVADRYIKKWFLQGLFGDAALAKVLTKVVTVLNKRYYRYFNQVLPGGDFRLLDDAEEVLTKFGLSIYHTGESMENIMKIFHIIEQHPDLSLFVQTNPAYCCPSMVTEAMADRIEQLTGIPIVTIEYDGTTASRNEDVIPYLKYPRKARRRDFSKAM; from the coding sequence ATGACGAACAAAACCACTGTTCTTGGCATAGACATTGGGTCCATATCCATTTCCCTGGCTGAGGTGAGCCGGGATGGGAACATCGGGAAGACCGCCTATGCCTTCCACCGCGGAAAAATCGCCGAGACACTGAAGGAGCTCCTCTCCGGTTTTGACCTTGCCTCCGTCGGAGGACTGGCGGCGACAACATCATCGCCGGAGATCATTGACGGCGCCGTGGCGTACGATTCGCGCGTATCGGCCATCAGGGCTGCAAAGCACCTTCACGGGAAGGTCGGATCGATCCTGATCGTGGGGGGCGAAAAATTCGGCCTCGTCCTCTTCGACGGGGATGGGGAATATCTCAATTATCGCTCCAACACCTCCTGCGCCGCCGGAACCGGCAGCTTCCTGGACCAGCAGGCGGCGCGGCTCAGCCTCTCCGGCATCCATGAGTTCAGCGAGCTGGCCTTCCGCAACAGCGGCAGCGTGCCGAAAATTGCGTCGCGCTGCGCCGTTTTCGCCAAGACCGATCTCATCCACGCCCAGCAGGAAGGATATTCCCGCGAGGAGATCTGCGACGGCCTCTCCTTCGGCCTCGCCAGGAACATAGCCGACACCCTCTTCAGCAACGTGAAGCCCGGCGGGCCCATGGTCTTCTGCGGCGGTGTGTCCAAGAACCGGGCCGTGGTTAAGCATTTTTCGCGCATGCTCGACATCGATATCATAACCCACGAGCATTCGCACCTCTACGGAGCCATCGGCGCAGCGTTGAGTTATATCGATGAGAACCCGAAGGGCATCGCCGCCTGTATCCGAAAACCGGAAGACATCATCCTGGTCCATGAAAAGAAAAAGGACTATTATTACGATTCCCTCACCCTGAAGCTGTCCGAGTACCCCTCCTTTGACAGCATCAAGCGGTATGAATTCCGGCCGGTCAATAACGGATTCACCGTGCCGGTGGAAATCGACATCTACGAGCGCCTTGAATCGGGCAGGGAGTACGGCGCGTACCTGGGCGTGGACATAGGGTCCACCAGCACCAAGGCGGTGATACTGGACGAAGACAGGAGGGTCCTCGCCGGGCTCTACACCAGGACCTCCGGAAGGCCCGTGGCCGCGGTCCAGGCCCTTTTCGAGGGGATCGACGATATGACCATGCATCAGGGCGTATCCATACGGTATCTCGGGGCGGGAACGACCGGCTCCGGCCGGAAGTTCATAGGCGGCATCATCGGCGCCGACATAGCCCTGGACGAGATAACGGCCCACGCCCGGGCGGCCTGCGAGCTGGACCCCGCCGTTGACACGGTCATCGAGATCGGGGGGCAGGACTCGAAGTTCACCACGCTCCGCAACGGCATGGTCAACTTTTCGATCATGAACCACGTGTGCGCGGCGGGCACCGGGAGCTTCATCGAGGAGCAGGCGAAAAAGCTCGGCTGTCCCCTTTCTGACTATTCCCGGCGGGCCGAAGGGGCCCGCGCGCCCATGTCCAGCGACCGGTGCACGGTATTCATGGAGCGGGACCTGAACTACTACCTCTCCGAAGGGTTCTCCGTGAACGAGGTGCTGGCCTCGGTGCTCCATTCGGTGCGGGACAACTACCTGACCAAGGTGGCCATCGAGAAAAATATCGGCGATCGCGTGTTCTTCCAGGGCGCCACGGCGAAGAACCGGGCCCTGGTGGCCGCCTTCGAGCAGCGCCTGGGAAGGCCCATCATGGTCTCGAAATATTGCCACCTCACCGGCGCCATGGGCGTGGCGCTGCATCTCCATGACCAGGGCAAGCGGAGCACCGCCTTTCGCGGCATCGGCCTGTACCGGAACGATATACCGGTCCGCACCGAGGTGTGCGAGCTCTGCGCGAACCACTGCAAGATCACCGTCGCCGAGGTGATGGGGGAGACCGCGGCCTTCGGGTTCCTCTGCGGCCGCGACTACAAGACCGATTCCTACGTGAGGCATCCCAACGCCTTTGACCTGATCAAGGAGCGGAACAGGGTCCTGAACGCCTCCCTGCGGGAACCCGGCCGCGAAGAGGCCGGCGAAGGGCCTGCAGTAACGGTGGGCATACCCGCCGCGCTTCATCTCTTCGACGAGATGCCGCTCTGGAGAAAGTTCTTCGATCTCCTGGACGTCGGGACCGTCACGAGCGAGCAGTACCGCCAGGGCATCGCCGAGGGGAAGAACCTTACCGGCGCCGAGTTCTGCGCTCCCATGGCCGCCCTTCACGGCCACGTGAATTACCTGGCGGACCGCGCCGATTATATCTTTCTCCCCCATTACATGGAAAACAGGCAGAGCAGCCGGGCCGTCAAGCGGAACTACTGCTATTATACCCAGTACTCGCCGTCCCTGGTGCTGTCGGCCATCGACATCAGGAACAAGGATAAGATCCTCACGCCCCTGATCCGGTCCAACCTGGGGACGTTTTACCTGAAGGTCCAGCTCTTCCGGATGATGAAGACGATAAAGGGAAACGGCATCGGATTCATGCAGGTGTCCAATGCCTATGACCAGGCCAGCGAGCATTTCATCCGGTCACGGGAGGAGCTCCGGCGTCTCTACGAGGAGGAATCGGCCGGCTCCGACGATATCCATGTTGTCTTCGTCGGGCGCCCCTATACCATCCTTTCCCGGAGCATGAACAACGGCATCCCGGAGATCTTTTCCCGCCACGGGATAAAGACCTTCTTCCAGGACATGCTCCCCGAGGAGGAAAACGACGACGCCGACATGGACCATCTCCTCGAGATGATCCACTGGAAATACGCGTCCGTGGTGCTGAACTCGGCCAAGGCCATATCGTCCGCTCGGGGGGTGTACCCGGTCTTCGTAACATCCTTCAAATGCACGCCCGATTCCTACGTGATGGAATACTTCAAGAAGATCATGGACGGCAGCGGAAAGCCTTACCTGATACTGCAGCTGGACGAGCACGATTCCAGCGTCGGCTACGAGACGAGGATCGAGGCGGCCATCCGTGCTTTCCGCAACCACCACCAATCGTCGCGCAACGTTCCCGCGACCCTCAATGTCATTCGCGCTGACGGTCTCTCGAAGGGAAAGGACATCTTCGCGGGGAAGACCCTTCTCCTGCCTAACTGGGACTGGATTACCTGCGGATTCATCGAAGAGATATTGAGAAAGGACGGCATTGATGCGCGCGTGGTCTCTGAAAGCCCCGACTCGATCCACCGGAGCATGAGATTCAACACCGGCCAGTGCATTCCCCTCAACATCATCGTACAGAACGGCATCGACTATATCGAGCGGCACGGCCTCGACCCCGCCAGGTCCGTCATCTGGAGCATGAACTCGAAGATCGCCTGCAACATCGGCATGTTTCCCCATTACACGAAGTATCTCCTCGAGTCTTTCGGAAAAGGGTACGAGGACATAGCGGTCTACATGGGGGACATCACCTTCGTCGATATAGCCGTGCCGACCGCGGTGCAGTGCTATCTCGGCTTCATGTTCGGCGGGATGCTCAGGAAGATGTCCTGCCACGTGCGGCCCTACGAGAACGTACCGGGCGCGACCGACCGGGCGCTGATGCAATCGGTGAAGATCCTCAGGGAAGCCTTTGCCGGCGGCCGCTCCAAGGAGGATGCCCTGACCGAGGTGATGGGCCTCTTCAAGGCCATCGATGTCACCAGGACAGAGCGGCCCAAGGTTGCCATCTTCGGCGACCTCTATGTCCGCGACAACGATATCATGAACCAGGGCCTTATCAGGACCATCGAGGCCAACGGCGGCGAGGTCATCACCACCCCCTACAGCGAGCTGATCGCCATCGTCGCGGACCGCTATATCAAGAAATGGTTCCTCCAGGGGCTCTTCGGCGACGCCGCCCTGGCCAAGGTGCTCACCAAGGTGGTCACGGTGCTCAACAAGAGGTATTATAGGTATTTCAACCAGGTGCTGCCGGGCGGCGATTTCAGGCTCCTCGACGACGCCGAAGAGGTGCTCACGAAATTCGGCCTGAGCATCTACCACACGGGCGAATCGATGGAGAATATCATGAAGATATTCCACATCATCGAGCAGCATCCGGACCTGTCGCTCTTCGTGCAGACAAACCCGGCCTACTGCTGTCCCTCGATGGTGACCGAGGCCATGGCCGACCGCATCGAGCAGCTCACCGGCATCCCCATCGTCACCATCGAGTATGACGGCACCACCGCATCGCGGAATGAGGACGTGATACCGTATCTGAAATATCCCCGGAAAGCGCGGCGCAGGGATTTTTCCAAGGCTATGTGA
- a CDS encoding glycosyltransferase family 2 protein — translation MKNKPLVSIIVPTYHEAENIPELTQQINGVLTGEKINYEIIIVDDDSRDGIDRVVKGLSRAYPVDLHVRINEKGLSSAVILGFSLARGNICVVMDADLSHPPGKISELIKPIMEGKSEFVIGSRFVPGGSIPHFNWFRKLNAWVSRMLARPLAAVRDPMSGFFAFPKHLLASAGDRLNPLGFKIGLELLVKTDPRNIMEIPIQFQKRLHGESKLSLKEQLLYIAHLFRLYTYRYEVIVQFVQFSLIGASGIPVNLFTVYLAYKVLSLPYSTSLVLGFIFAVTSNYILNKFITFSRTKPSNSIMQYLEFIAICLAGLSINLIISLSLYNHVGFFRRYYIFTALIGILAGTIINYTGSKLLVFRK, via the coding sequence ATGAAGAACAAACCGCTCGTCTCAATCATCGTGCCAACGTACCATGAGGCCGAAAACATACCGGAGCTGACGCAACAGATCAACGGTGTGCTTACCGGAGAGAAAATCAACTACGAGATAATCATTGTCGACGACGACTCACGGGACGGCATCGACAGGGTCGTCAAGGGGCTGTCAAGGGCGTATCCCGTCGACCTTCACGTCAGGATCAACGAAAAGGGCCTCTCCTCCGCGGTCATATTGGGCTTTTCCCTGGCGCGGGGAAACATCTGCGTCGTGATGGACGCGGACCTGAGCCACCCCCCCGGAAAGATATCGGAATTGATCAAGCCCATCATGGAGGGGAAATCGGAATTCGTGATCGGCAGCAGGTTCGTGCCGGGCGGGAGCATCCCGCACTTCAACTGGTTCAGGAAGCTGAACGCCTGGGTATCGCGCATGCTCGCGCGGCCCCTGGCGGCGGTGAGGGACCCGATGTCCGGCTTTTTCGCGTTCCCGAAACACCTGCTGGCGTCCGCCGGCGACCGGCTCAACCCGCTGGGGTTCAAGATTGGCCTTGAGCTTCTGGTCAAGACCGATCCCCGGAACATCATGGAGATACCGATCCAGTTCCAGAAGCGGCTTCACGGGGAAAGCAAGCTATCCCTGAAAGAGCAGCTGTTGTACATAGCCCACCTGTTCAGGCTCTATACATACCGGTATGAGGTCATAGTCCAGTTCGTCCAGTTTTCCCTGATCGGAGCTTCGGGGATACCGGTTAACCTCTTTACCGTGTACCTGGCATACAAGGTATTATCGCTGCCCTATTCGACGTCCCTGGTTCTCGGTTTTATCTTTGCCGTGACTTCGAACTATATACTTAATAAGTTCATAACATTCAGCAGGACAAAACCGTCCAACTCAATCATGCAATACCTGGAATTCATAGCCATCTGCCTGGCGGGATTGTCGATAAACCTTATCATCTCGTTATCGCTCTACAACCATGTCGGTTTTTTCAGAAGGTATTACATATTCACGGCCCTGATCGGGATCCTCGCAGGCACGATAATCAATTACACGGGAAGCAAACTGCTGGTCTTCAGGAAATAG
- a CDS encoding serine/threonine protein kinase, with protein MAETSNFFFNLTPDIVIKALEQSGFDPTGHCLALNSYENRVYDLRLEDGSHAVAKFYRPGRWSRDQILEEHRFLFDLRDDEIPVCAPLPLPGGDTLHEIEGILYAVWPRTGGRVPDELSDTELQILGRLCARIHNNGAAKKAPHRIELTGETYGLQPLAFLEKHDFLPPHCKDRYRNAVMEVVEIYETLRKDVPFHRIHGDCHLGNLLHGTEGWFFLDFDDFLTGPAVQDLWMLVPARDSEGLRQREVFLEAYRQFRDFDGSWLRMVEPLRSLRYIRYAAWIAQRWDDPAFPAAFPHFGTVDYWEAETRDLEDQLDYFYNNTNDLPQAMQRAEDKPEEKELTNKDFFWDWEDKK; from the coding sequence ATGGCAGAGACAAGCAATTTCTTCTTTAATTTAACACCTGATATCGTGATCAAGGCCCTTGAACAGAGCGGCTTTGACCCCACGGGGCACTGCCTAGCACTGAACAGCTACGAGAACCGGGTCTATGACCTCAGGCTCGAAGACGGCTCCCACGCGGTGGCCAAGTTTTACCGCCCCGGCAGGTGGAGCCGCGACCAGATCCTTGAAGAGCACCGGTTCCTCTTCGACCTCAGGGACGATGAGATCCCGGTCTGCGCCCCTCTCCCGCTCCCGGGCGGAGATACCCTCCATGAAATCGAGGGTATCCTCTACGCCGTGTGGCCCCGCACCGGCGGCAGGGTCCCGGATGAGCTCTCGGACACGGAGCTGCAGATACTGGGACGGCTCTGTGCCCGCATCCACAATAACGGCGCAGCAAAGAAGGCGCCCCACCGCATCGAGCTCACCGGCGAGACCTACGGCCTGCAGCCCCTCGCCTTCCTGGAAAAGCATGATTTCCTGCCGCCCCACTGCAAGGACCGGTACCGCAATGCCGTAATGGAGGTCGTTGAGATTTACGAGACGCTCCGCAAGGATGTTCCGTTCCACCGAATACACGGCGACTGCCACCTGGGCAACCTGCTCCATGGTACGGAGGGCTGGTTTTTCCTGGATTTTGATGATTTCCTGACCGGGCCGGCCGTCCAGGACCTGTGGATGCTCGTTCCGGCCCGGGACAGCGAGGGCCTGAGGCAGCGGGAGGTATTCCTTGAAGCGTACCGGCAGTTCAGGGATTTCGACGGCTCCTGGCTACGCATGGTGGAGCCGCTCCGGTCGCTCCGGTATATCCGCTACGCCGCCTGGATCGCCCAGCGCTGGGACGACCCGGCCTTTCCCGCGGCCTTCCCCCATTTCGGCACCGTCGATTACTGGGAAGCCGAGACCAGGGACCTGGAGGACCAGCTCGATTATTTCTATAACAATACAAATGACCTTCCCCAGGCCATGCAGAGGGCGGAAGACAAGCCTGAAGAAAAAGAGCTCACCAACAAGGATTTCTTCTGGGACTGGGAGGATAAGAAGTAA
- a CDS encoding cation transporter, translating to MSHQSGSLISIFLALGANLLIALSKFIAAMVTGSGAMLAEAVHSSADCANQGLLLYGIKRSRKPANPEHPLGYGMAVYFWSFIVAIILFSLGGLFSVYEGIKKMNAPEQLENPAVALVILGISIVLESISLAGCLRQVNKTRGGQSLLRWFRTSRQSELLVVFGEDLAALLGLTVAFVSILLTLFTADPFYDALGSVIIGVILVSVAVSVGNEVKNLLIGQSTSEATRREIHDFLCSREEIRQVLNIITLQMGPDIMVAVKAEMKECPSCALQTEAINACEAALKEKFPAIRWSFFEPDVR from the coding sequence ATGTCACACCAATCCGGATCATTGATCTCCATATTCCTTGCCCTCGGCGCAAATCTATTGATCGCCCTGTCGAAATTCATAGCGGCGATGGTGACCGGCTCCGGCGCAATGCTCGCCGAGGCGGTGCATTCCTCTGCGGACTGCGCCAACCAGGGCCTGCTCCTGTACGGGATAAAAAGGTCCAGGAAGCCGGCCAACCCCGAGCATCCCCTCGGGTACGGCATGGCGGTTTATTTCTGGTCCTTCATCGTGGCGATAATCCTCTTCTCCCTCGGGGGCCTTTTCTCTGTTTACGAGGGCATCAAGAAGATGAACGCTCCGGAGCAGCTGGAGAACCCGGCGGTGGCCCTGGTGATTCTCGGCATCAGCATTGTCCTTGAATCGATTTCCCTGGCCGGCTGCCTGAGACAGGTGAATAAAACAAGGGGGGGTCAGAGCCTCCTCCGGTGGTTCAGGACGAGCCGCCAGAGCGAGCTCCTGGTGGTCTTCGGCGAGGACCTGGCCGCCCTCCTGGGTCTGACCGTGGCTTTTGTGTCGATACTGCTTACCCTTTTCACGGCCGACCCGTTCTATGACGCCCTGGGGAGCGTCATCATCGGCGTCATTCTCGTAAGCGTCGCTGTCAGCGTCGGCAACGAGGTCAAGAACCTCCTGATCGGCCAGAGCACCAGCGAGGCGACCCGCAGGGAGATCCATGATTTCCTCTGTTCCAGGGAGGAGATACGGCAGGTGCTGAACATCATCACCCTGCAGATGGGACCGGACATCATGGTGGCGGTCAAGGCGGAGATGAAGGAATGCCCGAGCTGCGCCCTTCAGACCGAGGCCATCAATGCCTGCGAAGCCGCGCTGAAGGAAAAGTTCCCCGCCATACGGTGGTCCTTTTTTGAGCCGGATGTACGGTGA